In Spirochaetota bacterium, one DNA window encodes the following:
- a CDS encoding MFS transporter produces the protein MTSTQERQFQVYGYRWVILAVYALINAVMQIQWLTFAPIAREAREAYNATALQIDLLSMVFMLVFLAMCIPASYILDKYGIRVGVGIGAALAGVFGLMKGVFAESYAMVMVAQIGLSVAQPFILNSITKVAVHWFPINERATAVGIATLAQFLGMIVVNIATPLMITQTGGTYDLQGMLLTWGVVSAVSAALLIVFLREYPPTHAGIEGGEERLLTLDGLKHIFRHRDMILAMLMFFFGLGIFNAVATCIDQISEIKGFDIEQSGMIMGIMLIAGIIGAIIFPPISDKLRKRKPLLLLGVMLLTPGLAGMALADSYVFMLVAAGLVGMFLLGTAGPIGFQYVAEVSYPAPESLSQGIVLLAGQISGIIFIVVMNGMGMISSLFLFTGLAAVTIIIAALMKESPRILTASK, from the coding sequence ATGACTTCCACCCAAGAGCGCCAGTTCCAGGTTTACGGATACCGATGGGTGATACTCGCGGTCTACGCGCTTATCAACGCCGTCATGCAGATCCAGTGGCTCACCTTCGCTCCCATAGCGCGCGAGGCACGTGAGGCGTATAACGCCACCGCGCTGCAGATCGACCTGCTTTCCATGGTATTCATGCTCGTCTTCCTGGCGATGTGCATACCCGCTTCGTATATTCTGGACAAATACGGCATCAGGGTCGGCGTGGGTATCGGCGCGGCCCTCGCGGGCGTGTTCGGCCTCATGAAGGGCGTTTTCGCCGAAAGCTACGCGATGGTCATGGTCGCGCAGATCGGCCTTTCCGTGGCGCAGCCCTTCATCCTGAACTCGATCACCAAGGTCGCGGTCCACTGGTTTCCCATAAACGAACGCGCAACCGCGGTGGGAATCGCGACCCTCGCCCAGTTCCTGGGCATGATCGTAGTGAACATCGCGACGCCGCTCATGATAACACAGACGGGGGGCACCTACGACCTGCAGGGGATGCTCCTGACCTGGGGCGTGGTCTCCGCGGTGAGCGCCGCCCTCCTCATCGTATTTCTCCGCGAGTATCCGCCCACGCACGCGGGCATCGAGGGCGGGGAAGAGCGCCTGCTCACCCTGGACGGTCTCAAGCATATATTCCGTCACCGGGACATGATCCTGGCAATGCTCATGTTCTTCTTCGGTCTGGGGATATTCAACGCCGTGGCCACCTGCATCGACCAGATCAGCGAAATAAAGGGGTTCGATATAGAGCAAAGCGGGATGATCATGGGGATCATGCTCATAGCGGGAATAATCGGGGCGATCATATTTCCGCCCATTTCGGACAAGCTCCGCAAGAGGAAACCGCTCCTGCTTCTCGGGGTCATGCTCCTGACGCCGGGTCTCGCGGGGATGGCGCTCGCGGACTCCTATGTCTTCATGCTCGTCGCAGCGGGCCTCGTGGGGATGTTCCTGCTCGGCACGGCCGGACCAATCGGCTTCCAGTACGTCGCCGAGGTGAGCTACCCGGCGCCCGAATCCCTGTCGCAGGGCATCGTGCTCCTCGCGGGACAGATATCCGGCATCATCTTCATCGTGGTCATGAACGGCATGGGGATGATAAGCTCCCTCTTCCTGTTCACGGGCCTGGCGGCGGTCACCATCATCATCGCGGCGCTCATGAAGGAATCGCCCAGGATACTGACGGCCTCCAAATAG
- a CDS encoding NAD(P)H-dependent oxidoreductase subunit E, translating into MTRVSKEKINEIIHRYELSEESILAILQDFQREFSYVPREGMEIASRVLSVPESRIFSMSTFYRSLSLVPRGRHTIKVCAGTACHLKGSGQILEALEREFQTTRNSTTKDMRFTLECVNCLGACAMAPVIQVDDDYYGHVRPTGVAQLLKKYE; encoded by the coding sequence ATGACAAGGGTTTCGAAGGAGAAAATAAACGAAATCATACACCGCTATGAATTATCCGAAGAGTCGATACTCGCCATACTCCAGGATTTTCAGCGTGAATTTTCATATGTCCCCAGGGAGGGGATGGAGATAGCGAGCAGGGTCCTGTCGGTCCCGGAAAGCAGGATATTCTCCATGAGCACATTTTACCGTTCCCTGTCGCTTGTACCCAGGGGACGCCACACGATAAAGGTGTGCGCCGGTACCGCCTGTCACCTGAAGGGTTCCGGGCAGATACTCGAGGCCCTCGAACGCGAATTTCAGACAACGCGTAATTCCACCACAAAGGATATGCGTTTTACCCTTGAATGCGTCAACTGCCTGGGCGCATGCGCGATGGCGCCGGTGATACAGGTCGATGATGACTATTACGGCCATGTCAGGCCTACCGGCGTTGCGCAGTTGCTTAAAAAATACGAATAG
- a CDS encoding (2Fe-2S)-binding protein has protein sequence MKSVAITIDDKLVTCRQDTPVLYAALDSGISIPHLCNNYDVKSSGGSCRICIVEAYQGGRMKVVTSCNYPARDGISIKTDTALIRKLRKGVLEIMLTRAPRSPEVRKLAEEYGIETESGGSCDNPEFKDTCIACGLCVAICDEIVGASAIAMNHRGQTKIPGTPFDQPSKACIACGACALGCPTNSISLIDSGDTRDIWGQSFKMKRCIVCNTPYIAEAQIDWIVNKTGKDRSFFDRCTDHRQKG, from the coding sequence ATGAAGTCCGTTGCCATAACCATAGACGATAAATTGGTCACCTGCCGGCAGGATACTCCAGTACTGTATGCCGCCCTCGACAGCGGGATATCGATCCCCCACCTCTGCAACAACTACGACGTAAAAAGCAGCGGCGGATCGTGCCGCATCTGCATTGTCGAAGCATACCAGGGAGGCAGGATGAAGGTCGTTACGTCCTGCAACTATCCGGCGCGAGACGGTATATCCATAAAGACCGATACCGCACTGATCAGAAAACTCAGGAAGGGCGTGCTGGAAATCATGCTGACAAGGGCGCCGCGGTCTCCGGAAGTCAGGAAACTGGCGGAGGAATACGGAATCGAAACTGAAAGCGGCGGCTCATGCGACAATCCGGAATTTAAGGATACCTGTATAGCTTGCGGTCTCTGTGTTGCAATATGCGACGAAATAGTGGGTGCCTCCGCCATTGCCATGAACCATCGCGGCCAGACGAAGATTCCGGGCACTCCCTTCGATCAGCCCAGCAAAGCCTGCATAGCCTGCGGCGCATGTGCCCTGGGATGTCCGACGAATTCCATTTCCCTTATTGACTCGGGCGACACAAGGGATATCTGGGGCCAAAGCTTTAAGATGAAGCGATGTATAGTATGCAACACACCCTACATTGCCGAAGCTCAGATCGACTGGATCGTTAATAAAACCGGAAAAGACAGATCGTTTTTCGACAGGTGCACTGATCACCGGCAGAAGGGATGA
- a CDS encoding NADH-quinone oxidoreductase subunit NuoF produces the protein MDKISSIKSYRETIDTITDCEPHVLICAGTGCIANGAKLIAEAFQKSFEEHGLKGAVTFGIKKTGCHGFCENGPLVVIKKTDVLYLKVKLKDVPEIVEKSVIGDEIVQSLTYRDITTGEFISRYNEIPFYRNQTRIALRNIGSIDPISFDDYIKKGGYEGLELSLKTDPDKVIETVDKSGLRGRGGAGFPTGKKWRSSKSVKSDSYYVICNGDEGDPGAFMDRSIMEGDPFSVIEGMTIGAYAVGARKGYIYVRDEYPLAVDHLQKAILTAREKGLLGEGILGTDFTFDLKISRGGGAFVCGESSALMHSIEGRVGEPRAKYIRSAEKGLYEKPTVLNNVETWANVPIIMVKGADWYASCGSKGSKGTKVFSLVGKINNTGLVEVPMGVTLRDLVEKIGGGVLNGKPLKAVQTGGPSGGCIPAALMDTPIDFDSLWDVGSMMGSGGIIVMDENTCMVDVAKYFISFLAQESCGKCLPCRDGLPLMQKILSDITEGKGKNGDIEKLEELCEVLTHTALCGLGNSAPYPVRSTIKYFRDEYEEHILNKRCPAGVCKELITYRIDADACTGCMVCAKKCPQHCIAGEKKTAHSIDAAACIKCGMCMDACKFNAVKVA, from the coding sequence ATGGACAAAATATCTTCAATTAAATCATACAGGGAAACCATTGATACGATCACGGACTGCGAGCCCCATGTTCTGATATGCGCGGGCACCGGTTGTATAGCCAATGGCGCGAAACTGATCGCCGAAGCGTTTCAGAAATCGTTTGAGGAACATGGACTAAAGGGAGCGGTTACGTTCGGAATAAAAAAAACCGGATGCCATGGGTTTTGCGAGAACGGCCCGCTGGTCGTAATAAAAAAGACCGATGTACTTTACCTCAAAGTCAAACTCAAAGACGTCCCTGAAATAGTCGAAAAAAGCGTTATCGGCGATGAGATCGTACAGAGCCTCACCTACAGGGACATCACCACGGGAGAATTCATTTCGCGCTATAACGAAATACCGTTTTACCGCAACCAGACGCGAATCGCCCTCCGGAATATCGGCTCTATCGATCCAATCTCTTTCGATGATTACATTAAAAAGGGCGGCTATGAAGGCCTCGAGTTGTCCCTGAAAACCGACCCTGATAAGGTAATCGAAACCGTGGATAAATCGGGCCTTCGCGGACGGGGGGGTGCGGGATTTCCCACCGGCAAAAAATGGCGTTCCAGCAAATCCGTCAAGAGCGACAGCTATTACGTAATCTGCAACGGCGACGAGGGAGACCCTGGCGCATTCATGGACAGGTCCATCATGGAGGGGGACCCCTTTTCCGTTATAGAAGGCATGACCATAGGCGCGTACGCGGTCGGGGCGAGAAAAGGCTACATATACGTCCGCGACGAATACCCCCTGGCCGTCGATCATCTGCAAAAAGCAATACTCACCGCAAGGGAGAAAGGCCTTCTCGGGGAAGGCATACTCGGTACGGACTTTACTTTCGATCTTAAAATAAGCCGTGGCGGCGGAGCCTTTGTGTGCGGAGAATCATCGGCGCTCATGCACTCCATCGAAGGCAGGGTCGGAGAGCCGCGCGCGAAATACATACGTTCCGCGGAAAAGGGACTCTATGAAAAACCGACGGTTCTGAACAACGTGGAAACATGGGCCAACGTACCGATAATCATGGTCAAGGGAGCCGACTGGTACGCGTCATGCGGGTCTAAAGGTTCAAAAGGGACCAAGGTTTTCTCGCTCGTGGGAAAGATAAACAATACCGGCCTTGTCGAGGTGCCCATGGGTGTCACCCTTCGCGACCTGGTTGAAAAAATAGGCGGAGGGGTACTCAATGGCAAACCGCTCAAAGCGGTGCAGACGGGGGGGCCGTCGGGCGGATGCATACCCGCTGCACTGATGGACACGCCGATCGATTTTGACAGCCTCTGGGATGTCGGGTCAATGATGGGCTCCGGCGGAATAATAGTAATGGATGAGAACACCTGCATGGTCGACGTGGCAAAATATTTTATTTCGTTTCTCGCGCAGGAGTCATGCGGAAAGTGTCTCCCCTGCCGCGACGGCCTTCCCCTCATGCAGAAAATATTGTCTGATATCACCGAGGGAAAGGGAAAGAATGGCGATATAGAAAAGCTCGAAGAGCTCTGCGAAGTGCTCACCCACACCGCATTGTGCGGCCTTGGAAATTCGGCGCCGTACCCTGTCCGTTCCACAATAAAGTATTTCAGGGATGAGTATGAAGAACATATCCTGAATAAACGCTGCCCCGCCGGAGTGTGCAAGGAACTGATTACCTATCGCATTGACGCGGACGCATGCACCGGATGTATGGTGTGCGCGAAGAAATGTCCCCAGCACTGTATTGCCGGGGAAAAGAAAACGGCCCATTCCATAGACGCGGCCGCATGCATCAAGTGCGGCATGTGCATGGATGCATGTAAATTTAACGCGGTAAAGGTAGCATAG